The Archangium primigenium genomic interval GCACATGCTGGAGGGCCATGCGCCCCGGGCCTTCGCGCGCTGGGCGCTCGGGCCCGCGCTGGAGGCGGCCGTGGACGCCCTGGCCGAGGTGCCGCTCGCGCTGCCCCCCGGACTGGACGCCGAGGAGGGCATGGCGCGCGTGGACGCGTGGTTCGTGCGGGACGCGCGCGGCCTGCCGAATCAATCCCTCCCGCCCGATACCCTGCGGACCTACCTGGTGGCCCTGGACGAGGAGGGCTCCGGGCTCCACGCGTGGCTGCTCGGCGAGATGGCGGCGCTCCGGGGCCTGGACGTGCGGCTGCCCATCGCGCCCCACGCCTTCCGCGACGTGTCGCGGGTGGTGACCGTGTATTGGCTCACGCACCTGTTCCTGTTGGACAGCCATTACCTGCGCGCGCCCCTGCGCGCGCCCGACACCGAGGCCTGGACGGAGGAGCTGCTCGTGGCCACGCCGTGGGTGCTCGGGGAGGGCAACGTGGACCTGGCCGGGGAGCTGGCCTTCTGTCTGCAATGCGCGGGCGAGACGGAGGGGGGCGCGCACGCGGCGCTGCTCACCTTCCTCGCCGAGCAGCAGCAGCCCGGGGGCGACCTGATGGGCGATGCGCACGCCACCGCCGCGGGCCTGCTCGCCTTCGCGGGCGCCGGAGAGCGTCCGCCACACGGAGAGTGATTTCCCCGCCCCGCGCTCCCCAATCGTTTCAGGTGACAGGAATTGGGGCAGAATGCCCCCGGTTGCCAGGAATTGATTGTTTGCGTATGTGCTTGGGCCTTTCCCGGAGAGAACCAGGATGAGCACGAGCGCATGGAAGATGGCAGTGGTGGGTCTGCTGGTGGGCTGTGGGGGCGCGGAGCTGGACGCGCGGAGCCCCGAGGCCCTCGGAGCCCTGGAGCAGCACGGCGGCAGCACGTCGTACGCGACCCCGCCCACGTCCACCCAGGGCACCCAGACGTACACCCGCACGGGGCTGACCGAGGCCAACTGCACTGTCACCCAGCAGATCGGCCGGTCGCTGGACGGCACGCGCATGTATTCCTATTGCGTGACGACGTGTAAGTCCAAGACCGCCATCAACATGCACAACACGCTCTACAACAACCAGCTCGCCGGGCAGATCGTCTGCGGCTCGTCGACGGCGGGGGGACTGGACCGCACCAGTCAGAGCGTGGAGTGCAGCGGCCCCTACACCCCGGGCGGCTACTCGGACTCGTGCTTCGTGGACATCTACTTCAAGAACCAGGGACAGTACGCGAGCGGCACCACGCCGACCTGGCAGTTCTAGTCCCTCGACGCGGGGCACTGTCCGCCAGGCGATGCAGGAGGCTCGCCCCCGCGCTTGAGCGTGGGCGGCGCCGTTCCGCCCAGGCATAACCGCGGGCATGAGCGCGACGACTCCGGTGCGATGTGTCCTCAAGGCCCAGTCCCTCAACGGCGAGAGTCCCGTCTGGGACGCGGCCTCGGGGCGGCTGTTCTGGCAGTGCCTGCGCGAGCCCGCGCTCCATGTCTTCGACCCGCGCACGGGCCAGGACAGCGCCTGGGAGATGCCGGCGGCCCTTGGCGCCTTCGCCCTCACGGACACGGGCGCCGTGGTGGCGCTGAGCACCGGCCTGTTCGACTTCACCTTCGCGGACGGCGCGCTGCGCTTCCTCGCGCCCCCGCCCTTCGATCCCCGCCGCTTCGTCTTCAACGACGGCGGCCTGGACCGCCAGGGCCGGCTGTGGATCGGCCCCATGTACGAGCCGCTCCAACCCGGGGACGCGAGCCCCGCCCCGCGCGAGGCCCCCTTCTGGCGCTACGACGGCGGCGGCCGGTGGCACGCGGGCACGCGCCCGGTGAAGACGGCCAACGGCCTGGCGTTCAGTCCGGATGGCCGCACCATGTACTACGGCGACACGCTCCAGAAGACGCTCTGGGCCGCGGACTATGACCCGGCGCTCGGCCAGCCGGTGAACGAGCGCGTCTTCGCGCGCGTGGAGGAGGGCACCGGGCCGGATGGCGCCAGCGTGGACGCGGAGGGCTTCCTGTGGTGCGCCATCCACGGCGCCGGCAAGGTGCTGCGCTTCGACCCCCAGGGCCGCGTGGAGCGCGAGGTGCGCATGCCGGTGCAGTACCCCACCATGCCCACCTTCGGCGGGGACGACCTGCGCACCGTGTACGTCACCTCGGCCAACCACACGCTCAGCCCCGAGGAGCGGCGGCAGCGGCCCGAGGAGGGCAACCTGTTCGCCTTCGAGGCGCCCGTGGCGGGCCTCCCCCGTCCGCGCCTCGACCCGTCGCGCAAGTAGTCGCCGCTACTCCCGCGAGCGCTCCAGGAGCGCACCGGCCTCGTCCAGGAGCCGGTGCAGGGCGCGCTCGGCCACGGCGGCGCGCGCCCAGGCCGCGTCGCCCTCCGCCCCGCGCCCCGCCCGGTAGTGCTGGTGGGCCTCCTCGCGCGCGTGCCGCAGCGCCTCGCGCTCGTGCCGGGCCTGCGCCAGGCAGTGGGCCGCGCGCGTGAGGTCCTCGCGCGTCCCGGCCTCGTGGGCCGTCGCGAACAGCCGGGGGCCGGCCTGGACGGTGACGAACGACAGCCCGAAGCCCACGGCCAGCGCGAGCCCCAGCCGCCGACGGTGCAGCCGGGTGCGGCGCGAGGCCTCCAGGAAGGCGCGCTCGCGCAGGGTGAGCGCCGAGGGCTCCAGCTGGCGCGCCTCGGCGAGCTGCCGCGAGCCCCACAGGAGCGCGCGCTCGCGACCCTCCTGCTCCCAGCGCGCGGAGGCGGCCTCCAGGCGCGCCTGGATGATCCGGTGCTCGGCGGCCTCGGCGAGCCACCGCGCGAGCGTGCCCCACCCGCCGAGCAGCACCTCGTGGGCCAGCGCGTAGGAGGTGCCCCCCTCCACCTCGCGCGCCACGAGCAGCCGCGCGCGCACCAGCGCCTCCAGCACCGCGCGCTGGCGGGGGTCCGCGCCCACCAGCTCGTCGTCCGTCTTGCGCGCCCGGGTGCCCTCCGGGGTGATGAGACGCAGGAGCACGCCCCGCGCCACCGCGCGCTGGTCCGGCAGAAGCCGCTCCACCGCCGCGTCCGCGTGCCGGGCGAGCGCCCCCGCCACGCCGCCCAGCCCCTCCAGCGCCTCGGGGGTGATGACGCCCCGGGCCTCGTCGCGCGCCTCCCACAGCTCCGCGAGCGCGAACTGGAGCAGCGGCAGGCCGCCCTCCGTGGCGGAGATGGAGGTGACGAGCGTGTGCACCAGGGCCTCGGACTCGAAGCGCACGTCCTTGGCGCGCGCCGGGCCCACCACCGCCTCGTGGATCTCCTCCGGCCCCAGGGCGCGCAGGAGGAAGAGCGCGCCGGGCACGAACGCGCCCAGGCCGGGCACCGCGGTGAGCCGGGTGAGGAAGTCACTGCGGCCGGTGGCCAGGAGGCGCACGCCGGACACGCCCGCGGCGAGCTCCCCGAGCGCCTGTCCCACGCGCGCCGCCTGGTCCGCCTCGGCGAGCGTCACCAGCTCCTCCAGCTGGTCCACGTAGAGCACCACGCCCTCGTCCCCGCGCAGCCGCACGCGCAGCTGGCGCGCCAGGCCCGTGGGGTCCGCGCGCACGAGGTTGGCGAGCCCCTCCTCGTCCAGGTCCAGCACCGGGGCGAGCGCGGCGGCGAGCGCGTGGAGCGGGCGCCGGCCGGGGATGAGCCGCGCGCCGCGCCAGCGCCGCCCGTCCTCCAGCGCGCCGTCCCCGAGCCGCGGCAGCACGCCCGCCAGACACAGCGAGGACTTGCCCACGCCCGAATCCCCGGTGACGAGCAGGAAGGGCTCGGAGCGCAGCCGCTCGAGCACCTCGCGCTGCTCGCGCTGTCGGCCGAAGAAGAGCGCGCGGTGCTCGGCCTCGAAGGGCTGCAGGCCCCGGTACGGGTTGCCCTCGGGCAGCGCGTCCGCCCGCGCGTCGCGCGTGAGGTGGCCGAGCGCGTCCAGGAGCGACACCGCCGAGGCGAAGCGCTCGCCGGGCACCAGCCGCAGGCACGTGTCCACCACCGCCGCGAAGTCCGGATCCACCCCCGGCACGGCCTCGGCCAGGGGGCGCGCATCGCGCGAGCACACCGCCAGGCACAGCTCCCGGGGCGGCACGTGCCGGAAGGGCCCCTGCCCCGCGCACAGCTCGTAGAGCAAGAGCCCCAGCGAGTACACGTCACTGCGCGCGGTGAGCACGTCGCCCGCCCACGCCTCGGGGGACATGAAGTAGGGCGTGCCCACGCGGGTGCCCTCGGGCAGGGTGGGCAGGCTCATGCCGTCCAGCGAACCGGCCAGCGCCCCCTCGGGCTCGCCCTCCTCCCCGGGCTCCCATCCGCCCGCGGGCGGCGTGTCCTCGCGCGCGGGCGCCTCGGCGTCCAGGAGCTTGGCGAGCCCGAAGTCCAGGAGCTTCACCTCGCCCGTCTCGGTGAGCAGCGCGTTGGCCGGCTTGATGTCGCGGTGCAGCACGCCGCGCCGGTGCGCCGCGCCCAGCCCCCGCGCCAGCTCCCGGCCGATCGCCCACACCCGCTCCCAGGGCAGCGGCCGGGGCAGCCGGTCCAACGACGTCCCCCGGACGAACTCCGAGATGAGGTAGGGGCGGCTGTCCCATTGGCCCACCCGGTAGAGGGTGACGACGTTGGGGTGCTGGAGACGGGC includes:
- a CDS encoding SMP-30/gluconolactonase/LRE family protein yields the protein MSATTPVRCVLKAQSLNGESPVWDAASGRLFWQCLREPALHVFDPRTGQDSAWEMPAALGAFALTDTGAVVALSTGLFDFTFADGALRFLAPPPFDPRRFVFNDGGLDRQGRLWIGPMYEPLQPGDASPAPREAPFWRYDGGGRWHAGTRPVKTANGLAFSPDGRTMYYGDTLQKTLWAADYDPALGQPVNERVFARVEEGTGPDGASVDAEGFLWCAIHGAGKVLRFDPQGRVEREVRMPVQYPTMPTFGGDDLRTVYVTSANHTLSPEERRQRPEEGNLFAFEAPVAGLPRPRLDPSRK
- a CDS encoding serine/threonine-protein kinase gives rise to the protein MDPLPSTRPDADGWTPPEAFDEYRLVRPLGQGATGQVYLAHDTLLDRPVAVKFVRALGPGALSRFLVEARAAARLQHPNVVTLYRVGQWDSRPYLISEFVRGTSLDRLPRPLPWERVWAIGRELARGLGAAHRRGVLHRDIKPANALLTETGEVKLLDFGLAKLLDAEAPAREDTPPAGGWEPGEEGEPEGALAGSLDGMSLPTLPEGTRVGTPYFMSPEAWAGDVLTARSDVYSLGLLLYELCAGQGPFRHVPPRELCLAVCSRDARPLAEAVPGVDPDFAAVVDTCLRLVPGERFASAVSLLDALGHLTRDARADALPEGNPYRGLQPFEAEHRALFFGRQREQREVLERLRSEPFLLVTGDSGVGKSSLCLAGVLPRLGDGALEDGRRWRGARLIPGRRPLHALAAALAPVLDLDEEGLANLVRADPTGLARQLRVRLRGDEGVVLYVDQLEELVTLAEADQAARVGQALGELAAGVSGVRLLATGRSDFLTRLTAVPGLGAFVPGALFLLRALGPEEIHEAVVGPARAKDVRFESEALVHTLVTSISATEGGLPLLQFALAELWEARDEARGVITPEALEGLGGVAGALARHADAAVERLLPDQRAVARGVLLRLITPEGTRARKTDDELVGADPRQRAVLEALVRARLLVAREVEGGTSYALAHEVLLGGWGTLARWLAEAAEHRIIQARLEAASARWEQEGRERALLWGSRQLAEARQLEPSALTLRERAFLEASRRTRLHRRRLGLALAVGFGLSFVTVQAGPRLFATAHEAGTREDLTRAAHCLAQARHEREALRHAREEAHQHYRAGRGAEGDAAWARAAVAERALHRLLDEAGALLERSRE